The following proteins are encoded in a genomic region of Thermococcus pacificus:
- a CDS encoding DUF4040 domain-containing protein, which translates to MNCITCVEYIIVALMILSAILAVEWRDLLAAVVGMAAVSLFASILFFMLQAPDVAMTEAAIGAALSGAVFIFAIKRTQRFETEEEEKPGWWVRW; encoded by the coding sequence ATGAACTGCATTACCTGCGTTGAGTACATAATAGTCGCCCTTATGATCCTGTCAGCGATCCTGGCCGTCGAGTGGAGAGACCTCCTCGCGGCAGTGGTCGGCATGGCAGCGGTTAGTCTCTTCGCCTCGATCCTGTTCTTCATGCTCCAGGCGCCGGACGTTGCGATGACCGAGGCCGCCATAGGGGCTGCACTCAGCGGTGCAGTGTTCATATTCGCCATCAAGAGAACCCAGCGCTTTGAAACCGAGGAAGAGGAGAAGCCCGGCTGGTGGGTGAGGTGGTGA
- a CDS encoding proton-conducting transporter transmembrane domain-containing protein, translated as MINELALIVFTPLLAGVLAWLLDIRGLREAIGVIGAAVPLAYAAMLYERAAEGLSFAINLGVFNITFALSQLNWFFVGIAALVGFSAILGLASTAKDSYEWLFALMSLTGVLGVFLASDLMTFFIFWEVMTFASFMMVLHYNKQASLKYFLLSVAGAYAMLIAIAFIYVKVGSFDFGAVQAALTQDAYAKMLGGQATFSSGELMALFGLFLVAFGVKAGLFPLHVWAPDAYSETNQSYTAMFSGVLSKAGVYGFILMYLLIGTRLAVEFGAFRSAPKFGYIIAFLGGLTIIVGGLLAALQEDIRKLFAYSSISQVGYILVGIGVGTALSMQAAMFHALSHALFKGLFFLIVATILHRTGKTTFADMGGLAEKMPFTFAMAFVAILSLAGIPPLVGFASKWVLFEAVISQNLPILGGMVFFGSAIGFVYLIRFTYAVWFGQRPTDLDDTKDAPLPLAVAMAILAFFNVVLGIAPGLVARELNKIFGSDVIGGDLFILDLGFGKYNALAILTYLIAGIAVAAVIYFLGAKVRKVPVTDTYQSGNPVTMDYNLTIRRNFFLPLKETLSGWLRISFDRTYRDIGAWVEDFGEVMRNYVYNGNVQSYAWYLLLILLILAMWGV; from the coding sequence ATGATTAACGAACTCGCTCTTATCGTCTTCACTCCCCTCCTTGCGGGAGTGCTCGCGTGGCTTCTCGACATTAGGGGACTCAGGGAAGCCATAGGGGTCATCGGCGCGGCTGTGCCGCTGGCCTACGCGGCAATGCTCTACGAGAGGGCCGCCGAGGGGCTCTCCTTTGCCATCAACCTCGGCGTCTTCAACATAACCTTCGCCCTGAGCCAGCTCAACTGGTTCTTCGTCGGCATAGCCGCCCTTGTTGGCTTCAGCGCGATCCTTGGACTTGCCTCAACGGCGAAGGACAGCTATGAGTGGCTCTTTGCCCTGATGAGCCTCACCGGAGTGCTCGGAGTTTTCCTCGCCTCGGACCTCATGACTTTCTTCATATTCTGGGAGGTCATGACCTTCGCCAGCTTCATGATGGTGCTCCACTATAACAAGCAAGCATCTCTCAAGTACTTCCTGCTGAGCGTCGCCGGGGCCTACGCCATGCTCATAGCCATAGCCTTCATATACGTCAAGGTCGGGAGCTTTGACTTCGGCGCGGTCCAGGCCGCCCTCACGCAGGATGCCTACGCGAAGATGCTCGGCGGCCAGGCCACCTTCAGCTCAGGGGAGCTAATGGCACTCTTCGGTCTCTTCCTCGTAGCATTTGGCGTTAAGGCAGGGCTCTTCCCGCTCCACGTGTGGGCGCCCGATGCCTACAGTGAGACCAACCAGAGCTACACCGCGATGTTCAGCGGTGTGCTGAGCAAGGCCGGCGTCTACGGCTTCATACTAATGTACCTTCTCATAGGCACGAGGCTGGCCGTAGAGTTCGGCGCCTTCAGGAGCGCTCCAAAGTTCGGCTACATAATAGCCTTCCTCGGAGGCCTCACCATAATAGTCGGCGGTCTTTTAGCGGCCCTCCAGGAGGACATAAGGAAGCTCTTCGCATACTCGAGCATAAGCCAGGTCGGCTACATCCTCGTGGGTATCGGTGTGGGCACAGCTTTAAGCATGCAGGCCGCGATGTTCCACGCCCTCAGCCACGCCCTGTTCAAGGGCCTGTTCTTCCTCATAGTGGCCACCATCCTGCACCGCACGGGCAAAACAACTTTTGCCGACATGGGAGGCCTGGCGGAGAAGATGCCCTTCACGTTCGCGATGGCGTTCGTGGCGATCCTCAGCCTCGCGGGAATACCGCCGCTCGTCGGTTTTGCCAGCAAGTGGGTTCTCTTTGAGGCCGTGATAAGCCAGAACCTGCCCATACTCGGCGGCATGGTGTTCTTTGGAAGTGCCATAGGTTTCGTCTACCTCATAAGGTTCACCTACGCCGTGTGGTTCGGACAGAGGCCGACTGACCTCGACGATACAAAGGACGCACCGCTCCCGCTGGCGGTGGCGATGGCCATACTGGCTTTCTTCAACGTCGTGTTGGGTATAGCCCCCGGCCTCGTCGCGAGGGAGCTCAACAAGATATTCGGCAGTGATGTCATAGGCGGCGACCTCTTCATCCTCGACCTGGGCTTCGGAAAGTACAACGCGCTGGCAATACTCACATACCTCATAGCCGGCATTGCGGTGGCCGCGGTGATCTACTTCCTCGGTGCAAAGGTCAGGAAGGTTCCGGTCACGGACACCTACCAGTCGGGTAACCCCGTCACCATGGACTACAACCTCACCATAAGAAGGAACTTCTTCCTCCCGCTTAAGGAGACCCTCTCGGGCTGGCTCAGGATAAGCTTTGACAGAACATACCGCGACATTGGGGCATGGGTTGAGGACTTCGGAGAAGTTATGCGCAACTACGTCTACAATGGAAACGTCCAGAGCTACGCCTGGTACCTGCTCCTGATACTCCTAATCCTTGCAATGTGGGGGGTGTGA
- the nuoI gene encoding NADH-quinone oxidoreductase subunit NuoI translates to MEEITFKIAQESKIRKKPSFLKPWMSLKYLFKKPVTIKIPYETIEPAKNYRGFHTLNWKTCIGCNMCGQICPARAIEMTWIEGQKRPRPKIDYGRCTFCQFCVEVCPTNALGFVESYMLTTEWKEEELQLFDWVPIPPEKFREIQETYRDWKFPVERMKFNKETKEVTYYLRDGTEFKFKILGYGLKPPAAAKPKPAEKKEEPKAEEKKE, encoded by the coding sequence ATGGAGGAGATTACCTTTAAGATCGCCCAGGAGAGTAAGATCAGGAAGAAGCCATCATTCCTCAAGCCCTGGATGAGCCTCAAGTACCTCTTCAAAAAACCTGTCACGATAAAGATACCCTACGAGACGATAGAGCCGGCGAAGAACTACAGGGGCTTCCACACACTCAACTGGAAGACCTGCATAGGCTGTAACATGTGCGGGCAGATATGCCCCGCTAGAGCAATAGAGATGACGTGGATAGAGGGCCAGAAGAGACCCCGTCCAAAGATAGACTACGGAAGGTGCACCTTCTGCCAGTTCTGTGTTGAGGTCTGCCCGACGAACGCGCTCGGCTTCGTTGAGAGCTACATGCTCACGACGGAGTGGAAGGAAGAGGAGCTCCAGCTCTTTGACTGGGTGCCCATACCCCCGGAGAAGTTCAGGGAGATACAGGAGACCTACAGGGACTGGAAGTTCCCGGTGGAGAGGATGAAGTTCAACAAAGAGACCAAGGAGGTAACGTACTACCTCAGGGACGGAACGGAGTTCAAGTTCAAGATCCTGGGCTACGGCCTTAAACCGCCTGCCGCCGCCAAGCCCAAACCCGCCGAGAAGAAAGAAGAGCCCAAGGCCGAGGAAAAGAAGGAGTGA
- a CDS encoding ACT domain-containing protein encodes MWGKIEHYFDEYPVRKQIAKTLLKYGLKVSDDLRIKAGDIEVPYTKIAKALDVDRRVVKETVGMILKIPELKEIYTNLEPTVHMKYVGRHVGYGVIEIEPEPRAVGILAKIAQKIADRGVNIVQVVAEDPELYPEATLTIITEKPIPGDLINELSKLEGVKRISIY; translated from the coding sequence ATGTGGGGAAAGATAGAGCATTACTTTGACGAATATCCCGTAAGGAAGCAGATAGCCAAGACGCTATTAAAGTACGGCCTCAAGGTCTCCGATGACCTCAGGATAAAGGCCGGTGACATTGAGGTTCCGTACACCAAGATAGCCAAGGCCCTCGACGTTGACAGACGCGTTGTGAAGGAGACCGTTGGCATGATACTCAAAATACCGGAGCTGAAGGAGATATACACCAACCTCGAACCGACCGTCCACATGAAGTACGTGGGGAGGCACGTTGGGTACGGTGTCATCGAGATCGAGCCCGAGCCGAGGGCAGTTGGAATACTGGCGAAGATAGCCCAGAAGATAGCAGACAGGGGCGTAAACATCGTCCAGGTCGTCGCCGAAGATCCCGAGCTCTACCCCGAAGCGACCCTAACGATAATCACCGAGAAGCCTATTCCTGGCGATCTCATCAACGAGCTCTCCAAACTTGAGGGCGTCAAGAGGATCTCAATTTACTGA
- a CDS encoding monovalent cation/H+ antiporter complex subunit F: MIGINVYLALIAIATLLSMYRVFRGPTTVDRLVAVDIMTTITTGLMVLFALYYKRMIFLDVALVYAILAFGGVIAFARYLEGGL; the protein is encoded by the coding sequence ATGATAGGGATAAACGTTTATCTCGCCCTGATAGCAATAGCAACCCTTCTCAGCATGTACAGGGTCTTCAGGGGGCCGACGACAGTCGACAGGCTCGTCGCGGTCGACATCATGACCACCATAACCACGGGCCTCATGGTTCTCTTCGCACTCTACTACAAGCGCATGATATTCCTTGACGTGGCCCTCGTCTACGCGATACTCGCCTTCGGAGGAGTCATAGCCTTCGCAAGGTACCTGGAGGGAGGCCTATGA
- the mnhG gene encoding monovalent cation/H(+) antiporter subunit G produces the protein MNALTAIGEVLVLIGTFFYLLSALGLIRMPDVYNRMQTSTKSATLGSLGVMIGVGIWALGEDFGSVAWLTKTIVIALFLLLTNPVSAHALIRAAYKSGIPLWEGSVMDKYREYIESKTRAPESEEGETPEEGGEE, from the coding sequence ATGAACGCGCTGACTGCAATTGGAGAAGTTCTCGTACTCATAGGAACGTTCTTCTACCTCCTCTCAGCCCTGGGTCTCATAAGAATGCCCGACGTCTACAACAGGATGCAGACCTCGACCAAGAGCGCAACACTCGGTTCGCTCGGTGTTATGATCGGTGTTGGAATCTGGGCTCTCGGCGAGGACTTCGGAAGCGTCGCCTGGCTCACGAAGACCATTGTCATCGCACTCTTCCTACTGCTGACAAACCCAGTTAGTGCCCATGCCCTTATAAGGGCAGCATACAAGAGCGGCATTCCCCTCTGGGAGGGCAGCGTGATGGACAAGTACCGCGAGTACATTGAATCCAAGACCAGGGCCCCCGAAAGTGAAGAGGGTGAAACACCGGAGGAAGGTGGTGAGGAATGA
- a CDS encoding NADH-quinone oxidoreductase subunit K yields the protein MISVYYFGAIALILIGLYAVLVKKNVLKMLIGLSIMETGVNLLLVSVGYISGRSAPILSEGIGPNGAVDPIPQALVLTAIVIGVATTAMALSVAILIHEKYGTLNVEEIRRLRG from the coding sequence ATGATCAGCGTCTACTACTTCGGTGCCATCGCACTCATACTCATAGGACTTTACGCCGTCCTCGTGAAGAAGAACGTGCTTAAGATGCTCATAGGTCTCAGCATAATGGAAACAGGAGTCAACCTTCTCCTCGTGAGCGTCGGCTACATCTCCGGAAGGAGCGCCCCGATACTGAGCGAGGGAATAGGCCCGAACGGGGCAGTTGATCCGATACCGCAGGCCCTTGTGCTAACGGCAATAGTCATAGGCGTTGCAACTACTGCCATGGCCCTTAGCGTCGCCATACTTATTCACGAGAAGTACGGTACGCTCAACGTTGAGGAGATAAGGAGGTTGAGAGGATGA
- a CDS encoding NuoB/complex I 20 kDa subunit family protein, with product MVDWRLFEPLFEYARKRSMWIVSFCTGCGGIEMPPLATSRYDFERFGIMPNPSPRMADLFLITGYVTPKTLKRIIITYEMQPDPKYVLAHGSCPLNGGIYWDGYNAIKHLDKYIPVDVAIAGCMPRPEAVMDGIQKMMELIETGKADGWKRYKENYEYYKKNQDELFGEGWREKTARRWIPWVLGKDKGVREE from the coding sequence ATGGTCGATTGGAGACTCTTTGAACCCCTCTTTGAATACGCGAGAAAGAGGAGCATGTGGATTGTTTCATTTTGTACGGGGTGCGGCGGTATAGAGATGCCGCCCCTCGCCACCTCAAGGTATGACTTCGAGCGTTTCGGTATAATGCCCAACCCCTCCCCAAGGATGGCCGACCTGTTCCTCATCACGGGCTACGTTACGCCAAAGACACTCAAGAGGATTATCATAACCTACGAAATGCAGCCCGACCCGAAGTACGTTTTAGCCCACGGCTCATGCCCGCTCAACGGTGGCATCTACTGGGATGGCTACAACGCAATAAAGCATCTCGACAAGTACATTCCCGTGGATGTGGCCATAGCCGGCTGTATGCCGAGGCCCGAGGCAGTGATGGACGGGATTCAGAAGATGATGGAGCTCATAGAGACGGGCAAAGCCGACGGCTGGAAGCGCTACAAGGAGAACTACGAGTACTACAAGAAGAACCAGGACGAGCTCTTTGGAGAGGGCTGGCGCGAGAAGACCGCCAGGAGATGGATACCCTGGGTGCTTGGCAAGGATAAGGGAGTGAGGGAGGAGTGA
- a CDS encoding NADH-quinone oxidoreductase subunit C codes for MAEEVKVTWPKGEEIVSTLLEKAPYAEGKVRRERRLEFRVPADRIVDFLRTAKAHGFELLLQITAVDWPKEGEIELVYQLFSVSHGTHAMVRTRVPRDDARISSVMDIYPVAETYERDAHEFYKVVFEGNPKLSMPWILEDEDREAGVSHRKDFDMLSYVKKKYKILDRFDEDKENYVI; via the coding sequence ATGGCAGAAGAGGTTAAGGTCACCTGGCCCAAGGGAGAAGAAATCGTGAGCACGCTCCTTGAGAAGGCCCCCTACGCCGAAGGGAAGGTCAGAAGGGAGAGGAGGCTTGAGTTCAGGGTTCCGGCTGACAGGATAGTGGACTTCCTCCGCACGGCGAAGGCCCACGGCTTTGAGCTCCTCCTCCAGATAACCGCGGTTGACTGGCCCAAGGAGGGCGAGATAGAGCTCGTTTACCAGCTCTTCAGCGTGAGCCACGGCACCCACGCCATGGTCAGGACAAGGGTTCCCAGGGACGACGCCAGAATCTCAAGTGTCATGGACATCTATCCCGTTGCGGAGACCTACGAGAGGGACGCTCACGAGTTCTACAAGGTCGTCTTCGAGGGCAACCCCAAGCTATCCATGCCTTGGATACTCGAGGACGAGGACAGAGAAGCAGGAGTCTCACACAGGAAGGACTTCGACATGCTCTCCTACGTGAAGAAGAAGTACAAGATCCTCGACAGGTTTGATGAGGATAAGGAGAACTACGTGATATGA
- a CDS encoding Na(+)/H(+) antiporter subunit B, with amino-acid sequence MLKRALAIISLLIIGYWLAQGLAGVPFGQDRMLVGQYYLDHVKEQTGAVNAVTAVVVNYRGFDTLGEVTVLFIASTGVGALLWRKKRERTAKTEGSIVLTTGTRLLAPFIMLFGAYIFIHGHLTPGGGFPGGATIATAFLLLYMAFTVYEIPHKAFEKVEGAVGMSYVLVGLIGLAIGGYFLFDWIWQTWGWGHNNIGRLFSGGFIPVIYTVIGIKVGTELSGIVDNMLKEEVRE; translated from the coding sequence ATGCTCAAGCGCGCACTCGCGATAATCTCCCTCCTGATAATCGGCTACTGGCTCGCCCAGGGATTGGCTGGAGTCCCCTTCGGTCAGGACAGGATGCTCGTCGGCCAGTACTACCTCGACCACGTCAAGGAGCAGACCGGCGCGGTCAACGCCGTTACAGCCGTCGTCGTCAACTACCGTGGATTCGATACCCTTGGTGAGGTCACCGTCCTGTTCATAGCCTCAACGGGTGTTGGAGCACTCCTCTGGAGGAAGAAGAGGGAGAGGACGGCCAAGACCGAGGGTTCAATAGTCCTCACAACCGGAACCAGGCTTCTTGCGCCGTTCATCATGCTTTTCGGTGCCTACATATTCATCCACGGACACCTCACTCCGGGTGGAGGTTTCCCAGGAGGAGCGACCATAGCAACGGCCTTCCTGCTGCTCTACATGGCCTTCACCGTCTACGAGATACCGCACAAGGCCTTTGAGAAGGTCGAGGGAGCGGTCGGAATGAGCTACGTCCTCGTTGGCCTCATTGGTCTCGCCATCGGCGGCTACTTCCTCTTCGACTGGATATGGCAGACCTGGGGATGGGGACACAACAACATCGGCAGGCTCTTCAGCGGGGGCTTCATACCGGTCATTTACACCGTAATCGGCATCAAGGTCGGCACCGAGCTCAGCGGCATCGTTGATAACATGCTCAAGGAGGAGGTGAGAGAATGA
- a CDS encoding respiratory chain complex I subunit 1 family protein, with amino-acid sequence MIETVLKALFILLYATFVGFMFMGIIRIVTARIHRRVGPPIYQPILDTIKLLSKKSNITHGLIYDFGILYAVGATILAVMFIPLGSIGVLRAYGDLVLITFLLEIPMLGIMFAAMSSGNPYAGIGAQRALLTMLAIQVPLGFAIVALAEYYGTFSTYQIVMAQQVSGWSIAHLPLLLAAIAYDLVLQAMFGKEPFDIMIAPGEISLGPMVEFGGKHMGLLNIQHAIALFAETLFFSNIFLGGGVVTAFSSSVLNTIASLGVLLVKQIAVLLVATFMAAIFPRFTIDQAAKFYWKWPTIIAALGAILASL; translated from the coding sequence ATGATCGAGACGGTACTCAAGGCTCTCTTTATACTTCTTTATGCGACGTTTGTGGGCTTCATGTTCATGGGAATAATCAGGATAGTGACGGCCAGGATACACAGAAGGGTCGGTCCTCCAATCTACCAGCCCATCCTCGATACCATCAAGTTGCTCTCGAAGAAGAGCAACATAACCCACGGCCTCATCTACGACTTTGGAATCCTCTACGCTGTCGGAGCGACGATACTCGCGGTGATGTTCATACCCCTTGGAAGCATCGGTGTGCTCAGGGCCTACGGTGACCTCGTCCTCATCACCTTCCTCCTCGAGATACCGATGCTCGGTATAATGTTCGCCGCAATGAGCTCTGGAAACCCGTACGCGGGTATAGGTGCCCAGAGGGCCCTGCTTACCATGCTCGCCATACAGGTTCCGCTCGGCTTTGCGATAGTGGCCCTCGCTGAATACTACGGCACCTTCAGCACCTACCAGATAGTCATGGCCCAGCAGGTAAGCGGTTGGAGCATTGCGCACCTCCCGCTCCTGCTCGCGGCCATAGCGTACGACCTCGTCCTGCAGGCGATGTTTGGAAAGGAGCCCTTCGACATCATGATCGCACCGGGTGAGATATCCCTCGGTCCGATGGTCGAGTTCGGCGGCAAGCACATGGGCCTCCTGAACATCCAGCACGCCATAGCGCTCTTCGCGGAGACGCTGTTCTTCAGCAACATATTCCTCGGCGGCGGCGTGGTCACGGCCTTCTCAAGCTCAGTGCTCAACACAATAGCAAGCCTCGGAGTCCTCCTCGTCAAGCAGATAGCCGTGCTCCTTGTGGCGACTTTCATGGCGGCAATATTCCCGAGGTTCACAATAGACCAGGCGGCGAAGTTCTACTGGAAGTGGCCGACCATAATAGCGGCGCTTGGAGCCATCTTAGCAAGTCTGTGA
- a CDS encoding proton-conducting transporter transmembrane domain-containing protein, with amino-acid sequence MNGQYASLLIALPLISAFFVPLIKGFGKKAIKYYLVLITAIQTGIAGWVFSEVYSTGKPIIVIAGGWRPPVGINLYLGHFAALFVFIVALVSFFMAVFSVKAIDVEPIDKYAMLFLLLMLGATGMIATGDLFNLFVFMEITAISAYALTAYNKTGEAAEASLKYIVLGGIGSSFFLVGVALLYGSLGTLNLAHIAQLAGGVNATVAQVSLALIIFGLAVEAELFPLNAWAPDAYQAAPHPITAMFSAFVVKAGLYAMARILYVLSAASGWANIARLLVIMGTLTVIVGELSALRQRDVKRMIAYSSIAQVGLIAVALALGTADGVSAGVFHMVNHAIVKALLFLAVGYVGITLGGTAVENFEGLGKRMPLTAFSITVGAVAVMGIPLFNVFWSKMRIILAAMGAGYAWVVALVLAASVVEAVYYIRLIHTMWFTGEGEKLNENLVFGVIMLLLVVAIIVIGIYPEPLWDIVQKAGNDIVNVAGYIKNVPLMGVGA; translated from the coding sequence ATGAACGGACAGTACGCTTCGCTCCTCATAGCTTTACCGCTTATCAGCGCGTTCTTCGTCCCCCTGATAAAGGGGTTCGGTAAGAAGGCTATCAAGTACTACCTGGTGCTCATAACTGCAATCCAGACTGGGATAGCGGGATGGGTATTCAGCGAAGTCTACTCAACCGGAAAGCCGATAATCGTCATTGCCGGTGGCTGGAGGCCCCCCGTTGGAATCAACCTCTACCTCGGCCACTTCGCGGCGCTCTTCGTTTTCATAGTCGCTCTGGTAAGCTTCTTCATGGCAGTGTTCAGCGTAAAGGCCATTGACGTGGAGCCGATAGACAAGTACGCCATGCTCTTCCTGCTCCTCATGCTCGGAGCAACGGGAATGATAGCAACGGGAGACCTCTTCAACCTCTTCGTCTTCATGGAGATAACCGCAATAAGCGCTTACGCTCTGACTGCGTACAACAAGACCGGCGAGGCAGCTGAAGCTTCGCTCAAGTACATAGTCCTCGGTGGAATAGGCTCCAGCTTCTTCCTCGTCGGCGTAGCACTCCTCTACGGCTCCCTCGGAACCCTCAACCTCGCCCACATAGCCCAGCTTGCAGGAGGCGTGAACGCCACCGTGGCTCAAGTTAGTCTCGCGCTCATAATCTTCGGCCTCGCCGTCGAGGCGGAGCTCTTCCCGCTCAACGCGTGGGCGCCCGATGCTTACCAGGCTGCACCGCACCCGATAACGGCCATGTTCTCGGCCTTTGTCGTCAAGGCGGGCCTCTACGCCATGGCGAGGATCCTCTACGTCCTCAGCGCTGCCTCAGGATGGGCGAACATCGCGAGGCTCCTCGTGATAATGGGCACCCTCACGGTTATCGTGGGCGAGCTCTCAGCGTTGAGGCAGAGGGACGTCAAGAGGATGATAGCTTACTCAAGTATTGCCCAGGTCGGCCTCATAGCGGTGGCCCTTGCCCTCGGAACAGCAGACGGCGTCAGCGCCGGCGTCTTCCACATGGTCAACCACGCCATAGTGAAGGCCCTCCTCTTCCTCGCGGTCGGCTACGTCGGGATAACCCTCGGCGGGACCGCGGTGGAGAACTTCGAGGGCCTCGGAAAGAGGATGCCGCTCACGGCCTTCAGCATAACCGTCGGTGCAGTAGCTGTCATGGGCATACCGCTCTTCAACGTGTTCTGGAGCAAGATGAGGATAATCCTCGCGGCGATGGGCGCTGGTTACGCCTGGGTGGTCGCCCTCGTCCTCGCGGCAAGCGTCGTGGAGGCGGTCTATTACATAAGGCTCATCCACACCATGTGGTTCACCGGCGAAGGGGAAAAGCTTAACGAGAACCTCGTCTTCGGCGTGATAATGCTCCTCCTGGTGGTGGCCATCATCGTCATAGGCATCTACCCGGAGCCGCTCTGGGACATTGTACAGAAGGCTGGAAACGACATAGTTAACGTGGCCGGCTACATCAAGAACGTTCCACTGATGGGGGTGGGAGCATGA
- a CDS encoding NADH-quinone oxidoreductase subunit D: protein MVSQEELIREARANGMDLLPLEKDTYELFFGPQHMATENYSLILKMDGHRVVKAIANPGFLHRGFEKLAEYRPWHTNIALLLRICVPEPDVPEAIYSMAVDEIMGWEVPERAQWIRTTVLEMARVSAYLFWIMGLSFKLGVYTAGQWAAAYRERFMALFEQLTGARVYHIYTIPGGVRRDIPGDKWLRQLRDTVEYLKGKLKDFDNILFENYITYRRLEGIGVMDKKFALEEGVTGPNLRATGVPYDVRRVDPYLLYPELDFEVPVLREGDALARALIRRFEIEQDLYILEQLLDMGPPSGPYKVDHPGFKALPRLKVPAGDAFAHVEATKGDFGAYVVSDGKNKPYRVQIRGPSIAHGIRVIEQLLVGARIADVPVILMSLDNCPPDIDR, encoded by the coding sequence ATGGTCTCACAGGAAGAGCTCATTAGGGAAGCGAGGGCCAATGGAATGGACCTTCTCCCGCTGGAGAAGGACACCTACGAGCTGTTCTTCGGGCCACAGCACATGGCCACCGAGAACTACAGCTTGATCCTCAAGATGGACGGCCACAGGGTCGTTAAGGCCATAGCCAACCCCGGTTTCCTCCACAGAGGCTTTGAAAAGCTCGCCGAGTACAGGCCGTGGCACACCAACATAGCCCTCCTCCTCAGGATATGTGTCCCCGAGCCCGACGTTCCGGAAGCGATATACTCAATGGCGGTGGACGAGATAATGGGATGGGAAGTCCCCGAGAGGGCCCAGTGGATTAGGACTACCGTGCTGGAGATGGCGAGGGTTAGCGCCTACCTATTCTGGATTATGGGACTGAGCTTCAAGCTCGGTGTCTACACCGCCGGACAGTGGGCCGCTGCCTACCGTGAGAGGTTCATGGCACTCTTTGAGCAGCTGACCGGAGCGAGGGTCTACCACATCTACACCATCCCTGGAGGAGTGAGGAGGGACATACCGGGTGATAAGTGGCTCCGCCAGCTTAGGGACACCGTCGAGTACTTGAAGGGCAAGCTCAAGGACTTCGACAACATCCTCTTCGAGAACTACATCACCTACAGGAGGCTTGAGGGTATAGGCGTCATGGACAAGAAGTTCGCCCTTGAGGAGGGCGTGACGGGGCCCAACCTCAGGGCCACAGGCGTCCCCTACGATGTCAGGCGCGTTGACCCGTACCTCCTCTACCCGGAGCTTGACTTTGAGGTTCCGGTCCTCAGGGAGGGCGACGCCCTCGCGAGGGCTCTCATCAGGCGCTTCGAGATAGAGCAGGACCTCTACATACTCGAGCAGCTCCTCGACATGGGGCCGCCGAGCGGGCCCTACAAGGTGGATCACCCAGGTTTCAAGGCCCTCCCCAGGCTCAAGGTTCCTGCGGGGGATGCCTTCGCCCACGTCGAGGCCACCAAGGGCGACTTTGGTGCCTACGTAGTCAGCGATGGAAAGAACAAGCCGTACAGAGTCCAGATAAGGGGGCCGAGCATAGCCCATGGCATCAGGGTCATAGAGCAGCTGCTCGTTGGCGCGAGAATTGCCGATGTGCCCGTCATATTGATGAGCCTTGACAACTGCCCGCCGGACATAGACAGGTGA
- a CDS encoding Na+/H+ antiporter subunit E → MEEASKISRYLYTVIVLFLIWLLLTASLDPQELGFGLILSLIVAAFTYEIFSTGGLANLHPKRVAYAIAYVPYFLWAMIMANLDVAYRVLHPKRPIRPGIVRCKTVLNSDVGKLALANSITLTPGTITLDVDGDNYFIHWIWVPDEAMTEKEEEHVKAASEGITVPFEKFLKVIFG, encoded by the coding sequence ATGGAAGAAGCAAGCAAAATAAGCAGGTACCTGTACACGGTAATCGTGCTGTTCTTGATATGGCTGTTACTAACGGCCAGTTTGGACCCGCAGGAGCTCGGATTCGGGCTGATACTGTCCCTCATCGTGGCAGCGTTTACCTACGAGATATTCAGCACGGGTGGGCTGGCCAATCTCCACCCGAAGAGAGTAGCGTACGCGATAGCTTACGTGCCGTACTTCCTCTGGGCCATGATCATGGCCAACCTCGACGTTGCATACAGGGTTCTCCACCCCAAGAGGCCCATAAGGCCTGGAATAGTCCGCTGCAAAACCGTTCTCAACAGCGACGTTGGAAAGCTCGCCCTCGCGAACTCGATAACCCTCACCCCTGGAACCATAACCCTCGACGTTGATGGCGACAACTACTTCATACACTGGATATGGGTCCCCGACGAGGCCATGACCGAAAAGGAAGAGGAGCACGTTAAGGCCGCCTCGGAGGGTATAACGGTTCCCTTTGAAAAGTTCCTGAAGGTGATCTTCGGATGA